The Toxorhynchites rutilus septentrionalis strain SRP chromosome 3, ASM2978413v1, whole genome shotgun sequence genome includes a region encoding these proteins:
- the LOC129776731 gene encoding uncharacterized protein LOC129776731 → MNGHTLIFAILCAGASAQIFLSQPIPLARQEASLAHPAVVENAINEAHYPSEYKNRVYNNPHVAEALAKESWFSDKEMPVFDRAADKIPRDRIAKIFKDAGFVRRR, encoded by the exons ATGAATGGACAcactctgatcttcgccattcTGTGTGCTGGTGCTTCCGCACAAATCTTTTTGAGTCAACCTATTCCTCTGGCTCGGCAAGAG GCTTCACTTGCCCACCCGGCGGTGGTAGAAAACGCAATCAACGAGGCCCACTATCCTTCGGAGTACAAAAATAGGGTATACAATAATCCACACGTTGCTGAAGCACTCGCCAAAGAATCCTGGTTCAGCGATAAGGAAATGCCCGTTTTTGATCGGGCCGCTGATAAAATTCCACGCGACCGTATCGCAAAAATCTTTAAGGATGCTGGATTTGTACGCAGGCGCTAG